ATCAGCAGCCTCAGCCTCTATCAGCTTGCGCTTCTCGTTGACCACGTCGTGCTCGTAGCTCAACCCTTTGTAGATGCTGTAACACATGACCAACAGCACCAACGCAAAGGGCAACCCCGCGCTGATTGCAGCCGTTTGTAAAGCCGACAGACCACCGCCCAGCAGCAGCGCCGAAGCCACCACCCCTTCAAGCACGGCCCAGAAAACCCGCTGAGGCACCGGTGACTCAAGCTTGCCGCCAGAGGCAATGCTGTCCACTACCAGGGAACCGGAGTCGGAGGAGGTGACAAAGAAGACCACCACTAGGATGATGCCGACGAAGGAGGTAATGCCGGTTAAGGGGAGCTGCTCCAGCATCACGAATAGGGCCGTAGCCACATTTTCGCCCACAGCGGCGCTGATGATGCCGGCAGTGCCTTCGGTCAACTCCATATTCAAGGCCGTACCACCAAATGCCGACATCCACAGGAAGGTTAGAGCGGTCGGCAGTAGCAGCACCCCGAGGATGAATTCCCGCACAGTCCGGCCCCGAGAGATGCGGGCGATAAAAATGCCCACGAACGGTGCCCAAGATACCCACCAGCCCCAGTAGAATACGGTCCAGCCGTTCTGCCAGCCGGCATCGTTAAACGTCTCAGTCCAGAAGCTCATGGTGGGCAGGGCGGCCAGATAGTAGCCGGTCGTTTGAACGAAGGTGTTGAGAATAAAGACAGTTGGTCCCACCAGCAGCACAAACACCAGCAACACCGCAGCCAAAATCATGTTGAGTTCGCTCAGGCGGCGTACCCCGTTCCCCAGCCCCGACACTACCGAGGCAGTGGCAAAGCCGGTAATGATTGCAATCAGCCCCACCTGCACTGGAGTGCTAATTTGCAGACCAAACAAAAAGTTCAAGCCCGCATTCGCCTGCTGGACGCCGAAGCCCAGAGAAGTCGCCAGTCCAAACAGGGTGGAGGCCACCGCCAGAACGTCAATCGCGTTGCCCTGCCAGCCGTAAATCTTTTCTCCCAGCAGCGGGTAAAACACCGAACGGATGGTCAGGGGTAGCCCCCAGTTGAAGGCGAAAAAGGCCAGGGACAAACCCACTAAAGCGTAGATGCCCCAGGCGTGAAGGCCCCAGTGGAAGAAGGTGATACCCATCGCCTGCCGGGCAGCATCGGCGGTATTGGGCTCGATCGCCCCCACAATCACGGGCGGGTCTTGGAAGTGGTAAATCGGCTCCGCGACGCTCCAGAACATTAGGCCGGTGCCCATGCCAGCGCTCATGAGCATGGAAATCCAGGCGAAGGTGGGAAACTCCGGCCTGGCGTTGGGCCCGCCCAAACGCACACTGCCCAATTTGGTGAGAGAAATGTAGACCGTAAAAAGCAAAAAGAAACTAACAGACAGGATCATGAACCAGCCCAGCGTGCCCGAAATGAAGGACTGGATTGCCCCAAAGGCTGATGTAGCAGGATCTTGGAAGAGCAGCGTAAACAATACAAACAGGATAACTAAGCCCCCAGAGACCAAAAAGACCTCTGGGTGAAAATCAAATCCTTTATAGGTGAAATTGCGATCGCCAGGGCGGCGAAGGATATGGCGAGTGGGCGCATGATCGGGCATCACAAAGGGATGCTCCTCATGGTGGCCATTTTGCCCTGAATCTGGTGAAGTCATGAGTTAACAAGCTCTTAGTACATCAACAAGCGTCCGTAACATCCCCGACAAGTGACTCATTCTTGCAAGGTCTAGTCAGCACCTGTTTCGTTGGCCCTAGCTAGGGCCTTCAGCTCGATTAGCAGGGTTGATATTTTGTGGTCGCTAATTATTGCTGCCTAGGTGATCACCTTTCAATAAACGCAGGAGCCTTGTCAAGGAACCAAGACATCCTGTAACGGAATTGTTACAGGCATTCACGCCCCTTATCTAGTAAGGCTTCTGCGCTAAGAGTGCATCGTTTAAGGGCTGACTGCCCCGTCTATCTGTAACGAATCAAGCTGCCTAAAGCCAGAACTCAGTAAGCTCTATTGACGCTGAGAATAGGATCTACTGAACGATGAAACTGTTTTGCTCGATACCGTTGTCACTACAAGTTTTGAAAATCCTATGTTTTGCTCAAAAGATGATTTTCTGCAGGCTTGCTTTCTCATACTTCGACACAAAAACTTCCTTTGTATTCCAATGTATCCCAAGCTATATGCTGGGAATAGTTATCACTCCATGACCTAGAAATTTTCAAAG
Above is a genomic segment from Leptolyngbya sp. CCY15150 containing:
- a CDS encoding BCCT family transporter; this translates as MTSPDSGQNGHHEEHPFVMPDHAPTRHILRRPGDRNFTYKGFDFHPEVFLVSGGLVILFVLFTLLFQDPATSAFGAIQSFISGTLGWFMILSVSFFLLFTVYISLTKLGSVRLGGPNARPEFPTFAWISMLMSAGMGTGLMFWSVAEPIYHFQDPPVIVGAIEPNTADAARQAMGITFFHWGLHAWGIYALVGLSLAFFAFNWGLPLTIRSVFYPLLGEKIYGWQGNAIDVLAVASTLFGLATSLGFGVQQANAGLNFLFGLQISTPVQVGLIAIITGFATASVVSGLGNGVRRLSELNMILAAVLLVFVLLVGPTVFILNTFVQTTGYYLAALPTMSFWTETFNDAGWQNGWTVFYWGWWVSWAPFVGIFIARISRGRTVREFILGVLLLPTALTFLWMSAFGGTALNMELTEGTAGIISAAVGENVATALFVMLEQLPLTGITSFVGIILVVVFFVTSSDSGSLVVDSIASGGKLESPVPQRVFWAVLEGVVASALLLGGGLSALQTAAISAGLPFALVLLVMCYSIYKGLSYEHDVVNEKRKLIEAEAADRAIAR